A single region of the Rhinoraja longicauda isolate Sanriku21f chromosome 12, sRhiLon1.1, whole genome shotgun sequence genome encodes:
- the LOC144598478 gene encoding claudin-8-like, whose product MVSSILQIVSLSLGVIGLVGTCAVTGLPQWRVTAFIGENLVVFESRWEGLWMSCVRHVNIRMQCKIYDSLLALGPELQAGRSLMCTAVVLEFFTILLAALGMKCTRSPVHSQPMKGRLLLAAGIMFILTGILVLIPVSWVGNAIITNFYNPLVPNAQKRELGEALFIGWATAGLLVAAGAILCCSCPCPPEGHTTHRHSPAHSGKYKPPQPTPRVPSMYSKSEFV is encoded by the coding sequence ATGGTGAGCTCCATACTACAGATTGTCAGCCTGTCTCTGGGGGTGATCGGCTTGGTGGGgacgtgtgcggtgaccgggctGCCCCAGTGGAGGGTGACCGCCTTCATCGGGGAGAACCTGGTGGTGTTTGAGAGCCGCTGGGAGGGTTTGTGGATGAGCTGTGTGAGGCATGTGAACATACGCATGCAGTGTAAGATCTACGACTCACTGCTGGCGCTGGGTCCTGAGCTACAAGCTGGACGTTCCCTGATGTGTACCGCTGTGGTGCTGGAGTTCTTCACCATCCTACTGGCCGCACTGGGCATGAAGTGTACCCGCAGCCCAGTGCACAGCCAGCCGATGAAAGGCAGGCTCCTGCTAGCAGCCGGCATCATGTTCATCCTCACCGGCATCCTGGTGCTGATCCCCGTGTCCTGGGTGGGCAACGCCATCATCACCAACTTCTACAACCCGCTGGTTCCCAACGCGCAGAAACGTGAGCTGGGGGAAGCGCTGTTCATCGGCTGGGCGACCGCCGGCTTGTTGGTGGCTGCAGGAGCCATCCTCTGCTGCTCTTGCCCTTGCCCTCCAGAAGGACACACAACTCACCGTCACTCACCTGCACACAGTGGGAAATACAAGCCGCCTCAGCCAACGCCGAGAGTGCCCAGCATGTACTCCAAAAGCGAATTCGTGTAA